TCACACGAATGTCAACAAAAGCCTCGATCCCTTTGGACTTCACGCCGCCGACGTTGGTGTAGGCACATTCGTCATCACCAAGATAATCGATGCCGCTGACGTTGTTGGAGCAGATGGCTTCAATGCGGTTTTCAAACTTGATGCTGTAACCGGTCAGGCTGAAGCGGATCCAGTCGTTGGAATAGCGAACACCAAGGTCGATGTTGTCAGCCGTTTCCGGGTCAACACTGTCGATGGACGCCTGGATCTCGGCATTGCCGGATCCGGCCAGGTCGGAGAGGTCCTCAATCACACCGTCTTTGATGGCGGCAAAGTTCTGGGAGAAGCCGCCGAAGACTTCCAGTTCTTCAGTGATGTTGTAAACCGCACCGACAGAGAAGAGAACGTCAGAGTCGCTGTTTTTGCTGAAGTTGGCTTCATTGCCGAAATCGTCCTTGCGCTCGATATCGACGAAGAATTTCTTCAGGCCGGCACTCAGTGTCAGGTCACCGAATTCATGGCTGTCTTCCGCATACAGCAGGATGGTGTCGGTGTTGAAGGTGCGGTCATACTGGCGCCAGTAGGCGGTTTCCACAAAGGCGTGGGAAGCCAGCGGGTTGATGATTTCGTGCCAGTCACGCCATTCGTCGCGACGTGTGCTTTCCAGCCAGCCGCCGACGCGCAGTTCGTTGTCTTCTACCAGCTGAGCCTGGACTTCGGTGGTGAACCCGAGGCGACGCTTGGCGTAATGGGTGTGCCGATAAGACATAACCGGGTTTCCATCGACTTCAAATACGCGCTCGGTGTAACCGCCGCCGAACACAGTACCACTGGGCTGCAGGTCACCGGTGCCGTCAAGAGCAACCAGATACGGCGGCGCCCAGTCACCACGACCATTCTGCTGGTGGAAGTAAGGAGTGATATGGGCTGAGAAGTTTTCACCTTCATACGCCGCATTCAGATAGGCAAAGAAGTTCTTGCGCAGGGTGGACCATGACGGACGGAAGTTCTGGTCGATAACCGGAATACCGGTCAACTGGTCGGTCAGGCGGTCCCAGTCCGGATTTTCATAAAAGGAATCCAGGCTGATACGCTGATAGTTGTCTTCGTTGGCATCGTCATAAGAGATACGACCGGTCAGGGTCCAGTCTTCCAGTTCGGTGACGAACTTGGCTTCCACATGATCCCGGTAGGTACCGCCGGCGTTGCCGATCCAGGCATCGTTATCGGTGTGGGAATAGCTGATGTAAGCCGTGGTGTTGCCGAAGATCTCGCCTGTGTCATAGCTGACGAACATACGCTGGGCGTTGTTGTCACCGTAGGACAGGCCGACACGGAACTGCTCTTCCTCCAGCGGATTGCGGGAGATGAAGTTCAATGTACCGCCAAGGGCCTCATGGGACGGGGAACCGATGTCAGCAGTCCCCTGGGAGACCTCTACCCGCTCCATGTTTTCCGCATCCAGGTAACGGTTGGCCTTGGAGCCGCCGCCATAGTTGGAGTTACCGTTGGGCAGGCCGTCAATGGTGGTGCCGATCTGCTGCTGGTCAAGACCAACAGAGAAGCCGCGCATATTGACGGTTGTTGACCAGTCGTCGGATCCGAAGATACCGCCTTCGCTGACCAGAACGCCCGGCAGGCTGTCAACCACAGCGAGAACGCTGGCAGCCGGCGCCTTCTGGTCCAGCATAACCTGGTCGGTGGCGTTGTTGGCGAAGGTTACCTTTTTGCCGGTCACCATGATCTCTTCATATTCCGCAGCATCGTCTTCGTAGACTTCTTCTTCTGCCTGAGCCGTGGCAACGGTCATCAGCGCAACAGCGCTCACGCCCAGAAGCATGGACTTTCTTGAAAGCATCCGTTTCATGACTTTTCCTCTCGAACGAATAATGAATATTTTTATTGGATAAGCGTTCAGCTTTAACGCCGGTGGAGAAGTAGCTCCGGGGAGTGAAGCTTTCGTGACGCTTCATTGACAGAGCGGTGAATTATTCGTGGAGAAATTGTGTGTCCCGGACGGGCATTAAATAATTATGACAAAACAGCAACTTGAGGTTTTTTTGGGCGGAGATACATATCCCTTTTCTATAAAAAAAAGCCCCGGCAGGCCAGGGCGGTAAATTCAGTTTAAGGCTACAATCATACAGGGAGATTGTCAGGGAGAGAAAATTTCTGTTAGCTGCCGTTCGACATGTTGTAGGCATATTCGCTGACCAGCTGCGCCGCTTGCTTTGAGGCTTCGCGGGCGGCATTCAGCGCTACCTTGGCTGCTTGTTTGGCTTTGTCTGCCTCTTCAGAGGAGATGTGGCTCCGGTCACGATACTCCAGCATGGCCTGCTGGGCGGCTTGCCGGGCTTTTTGTGCGGCCAGAACCGCGGCATCAACTTCTTCGGTGCTGAGTTCCCGGGCCTGGGCGGCGCCGGCAAAGACGGTTGCGACAAGACAAGCAACGATACAAAGCGAAGTTTTTTTCCGGTTGTTCATACCCGTGGTTCCTCTCAGGTTAACGGTTAAGCCTCAAGGTCCCTTGCACCCGTGATTCTCTGAATCATAGGTGATTCCGATTTAACGGAGCATGAACAACCGGATCGTGTTTAATTCAAAATCCAGGCAGATTTTATGTGTATTTTTATTGAGTTTTCTCTTCCAGCGGCACCATGACATGAACCAGGGGAGTATCCCCCCACATGACGTAGGGCCCACCAACAAAGGGATTGCGGGGAAGCCCCTTCAGATGTGCTGCGGACGGCATCAGAAGCATCAGATGAGGGCCTTCCTGCACCCAGACCCCGCCATCATTGGGATCGGTGGCGGACGGATCGTCATTATTGACCAGGGCGTCCCCCTGCAGCATATAGGACACGCCAATGACGTCGGTCGTAAAGGGCTGGCCCTCCGCTACGGCCTTCATCCAGGCAGTCCAGACCGGGTCGTTGCACATGGGATGCTTGTCGCCGGGAATTAACGGCACTCCAGGCATGCAAATCCAGTCATTGGTCCCTTCCCGCAGAACCGTGCCGTCAATATCGATGATGGTGGCTTCAGCGGAAATATCCATTGGGGCGGCCGACATAGCCCGGGCGATCTTGTCTTCCACGCTTTCCTGTTCCCCGGCCTGCACGTTCACAACCACCAACAGCACTGACAGACAGGCACCAAAGCCGGTCGCCATTTTCCTCAAAATTCCATTCATACTCCCCTCCTGTTTGGCTCTATGCGAAGTTATTTTCGCATATCCGAAAGTTCGAGTATCTTTAATACCGAACTTTAACAAGTATAGCATAAATTGCCTGTAAAGGGGAAAGTCCTGTTCTCCCGGGCCGGGACAGCAACAAAGGGATCAGGCTGTATCGGCGGAAAGTGTCTCGTCAAAGACAAGAGACTGCGGGAAAATGATGGAAATTTCGGTTCCCGTGCCAGGTTCACTTTCGATCAGAAGGGTGCCGCCCTGCAGTTCCACAAAGGCATTCACCAACGGCAGGCCAAGTCCGGTCCCCTGGTGCTGGCGCGTCAGGTAGGATTCCACCTGGCCAAAGGGTTCCAGCGCCTTGGCAATATCTTTCTCCGCCATGCCAATGCCGGTGTCTGCGACAACAATGCGCACACCGCCGGTCGGCAACACCTTGTGAATTACGCTCACCTTGCCGCCTTCCGGCGTGAACTTGATCGCATTGGACAGCAGGTTGGTCATGATCTGCTTCATCAGCCTCTCGTCCAGCCTGAGGGACGGGAAATTGCGGTCAATCTGGCACGAGACTGTGAGATTCTTGTCATTTGCCGCCTCACGGATCAGACGCAGGGCCTGCTCGGCGATTTCATCCACCCAGACCTCCTCCAGGTGAAGCACATATTTTCCGGCCTCGATCTTTGACAGGTCAAGAATATCATTGATGATTTCCAGAAGGTGCCGGCCGCTTGAATTGATATCCTCGGCATATTCATGCACGGTTTCCGGTTTGACGGTCTGGGCGGCCTTGCCCCGGAGAATGTCAGAAAATCCGATGATCGCATTCAACGGTGTGCGCAATTCATGGGACATTTTGGCAATGAAGGCCGTCTTGGCCTGGTTGGCTTCCTTTTCCTTCTCCAGGGAACGCATTTTACGCTCGTTTTCTTCGATGGTATCCATCACCCGGTTGAAAATCTCACCAAGCTCCCCGGCCTCGTCGCCGGGTTCGATCTGCACCCGGCGGGTCAGGTCCGCATTGCCGTCCGCCAGTTCGCACATGGCCCTTTGCAGGACCCCGGTGCCGAGCGTCGCCCCGTGCTCGGAGGCGTTCAGGCCCTCCAGTTCATGGGCCGGAGGAACCCGCAGGCCGTTGGGATTCTGATGGCTGGAAAGCACCATTTTCAGAACACGCAGGAAAACATAACTTGTCCCGAACGCCCAGACAAAGCAAAGCACCACCCCCAGGGACTGGACACCGATCTGCTCGAAACGGTCAGCTGCTGCAAGTTTGTCAGGCATGGCGAACACCCCCACCATAACAGTGCCCCAGGCCCCGGCAAAAGCGTGCACGGATATGGCGCCGACCACATCGTCCAGTTTGAACCGGTAGACCAGCATCTTTGCGCCGTAAAAGCATACCAGGCTGCTGCTGGCGCCGATCGCCAGCGCCCCCCAGGTGGACACCGCATCGCAGCCCGCCGTAATTCCGACCAGTCCGGCCAGAACGCCGTTAATGGTCCTGAACGGACGGTAGATACCTTCAATATATCTTCCCAGCACCATCTGCACCAGGCCGCCAATAGCGCCGGCGACAACAGTATTCATGATAATATGGGCGAATGCAGACGTACCGGCGGTGGTCGATCCGCCGTTAAAACCGATCCAGCCGACCCAGATGATCATCGCTCCCAGGGTGGAAAGAATGGCATTGTGCCCGTGGATCCGTTGAGGATTTCCCTCAGCATCAAACTTGCCGATCCGCGGCCCCACCAGAATAACGGCAGCAAGCGCCGCCCACCCGCCGATGGAATGCACCACGGAAGAGCCGGCAAAATCGATGAAACCCATGGCCCCCAGAAGAGGTTCGTTGGCCGGATCCAGCAGGTTGCCCCAGGCCCAGTGGCCGTAAACCGGATAGACAAAGGCGCCGATGAACACCGCCATCATCATGAAAACGTCCATCTTCATGCGCTCTGCCACCGCGCCGGACAGCACCGTCACAGCGGTTCCGCAGAACACGACCTGGAAAACAAAAAAGGTAAAGGTCCAGTCACTGACCCGGTCAAACATCAACAAATCCAGCTCGAAGCCGAACAGACCGCCGACGGATGAGCCGAACATGATCATGAATCCAACGGCACCGAACACCAGGGTCGAGAGAATAAAGTCGGTGATATTCTTCTGGGCCACGTTGATCGAGTTTTTGGCCCGCACCATGCCGCTTTCCAGCAGCAAAAATCCGGCCTGCATCATGAACACCAGGCCCGCGGCCGTCATGGTCCAGACATGGTCGAGATCACTTTGCAGGGCAAAACGCTGCGCCGGTTCAGCCAGGGCGGCGGCGGGAAACAGCATGGCGCTGAATGAAAGGAACAAATAAATTAAACGCCTGAACACATTAGTCATCATATTCTCCTGTGCAGGGTGTCCCTCAAACCCTTGCATCACTAGTATGTGACCAACTTAAAGCAGTAGTTCCTAACTTTTTATGAATAAACCGCACTGCAAAACATATTGCATTTTTCTTATATTATAAATACTTACCGCAGATGCGAAGAACTAGAAATTATATCTCAGTCCGGCATAGATATTACTGTTGTCCTGGAACTGGCCGAAAAAGCTGTAATTCTCCGCTCCGTAAAAGACATTTCCGCCGCCTTCCACTTCCAGACTGTCGGTAATCTTGTAGGAAACATTGAACCGCAGGTAACCGTCCTTGTCGGACGGGGACCAGAAGTTGAACAGCGAAACCGTCATGGTCTGCTGCTTCAACAGCTTGGTCAGGCGCAGGGTAATCAGGTGCCGGTTTTCATCATCGACGATGGCGCCCGGCGGCAGGCTGGCCACATAGGCATCATAGTCCAGCTTCCGTTCCAGATAATATTGCACGGACGCGGTCAGCTCGGTGGCAATCTCCTGCTCATAACCGGCCAGGAAACGAAATTCGCTGTTCCGGACCAGGGGATTGGAACCGGAGCCCGAGGCGCTTTTATAGTAGCCTGCCTCCATATTGGCGATCCCCTTGGCCACCGGGCCGCGCACACTGGCGCCGAAGACCTGCAGTTTGGGGAAGGTGACCGCGCCGGTCATCATGTTCTGACCGCCCGGGCTTTTCCAATACCCGTTGTAATAGTAAAGTGCCGTCTCGAAGGCACCGAAGGAACGATACAGGCGCAGCGCCAGCTCATCGTCGCTGAACCAGTCGTCGGGCAGATCTGCCGTCACCACATTTTCCCTGCCCCTGAGGTCGTTCAGCCCGCGATCGAAAAAGGAGATGCGGTGCCCGTCGATATAGCGGTCATTGTCAAAGCGGGGGGTGTAGACCACATCAAGGTTGAAGCTGTCGGAGAAAAAGGCCGCTTTCAGGGCGTCGGACGGTGCCTTGAGATATTCATCATCCCGGCCGATGAAGAAACTGTTCCAGTCCTTGGGAAACAAATCGTTGATGAAAATCAGGTCCCCGGTGCCCCAGGTCAGGATCTGGCGCCCGAGCTTCACATCCATGAAATCCAGCGGACTGAAGGTGACATTGGCTTCACGCAGGTCAATCAGTCCCTTGCCGCTTTCCAGGTCCACGCCATAGTCGTCGACCACCGGATCCAGCAGGAAATCAGTGGTCAGGTTAAAGGTGAACATGTCCACCTGTTTCTCCATATCCAGCTGCAGGCGGGTCTCGCCAATGCTGGCGGATTTTTCATGATCATCAGACTGGGTGCGCACCCCAATGCGGCCTTCGATAAACCCGGTCAGGTCGAAGGGAAGGCCTGCCGATTTTTTCTCTTTTTTGCTCTCTTCTTCTTTGTCGCCGGTTCCCAGCCCCATCAGGCCTTCGGGCAACTTGATCTCCTGGGCCGAGGCTATGCCCATACCCATCCAGCAGGCCAGGCCTGCGGTCATCAATACAGCGGATTTTTTCATCATTTTTCTTTGTTTTACAGCCAAATGCAGCCCGGGTTATTTCAGGTATTTGCGCGGGGCCTTCCTGAGGTAGCGTTCGGTGAAGATATCCTCCGGCAGATCCACATCATATTTGACCTCACTATAGCTCATTGTGGTTTTGCCGCCACTGACGTTGTCGCTCATCTGCGACGCGGTCACAGTCGGATGCCCGTCAACCATTTCCACCTTCAACGCCGTGTAGGTCCGGTAGTTGCGACCGTTCTCGTCGTAATATTCGGTCTTGATGGGCAGGAAGGTGGCTTTGTGGATCCAGTTCACATAATAGGCAAACTCGACCTTGCCGGTATCCTTGGGCACACTCTTGATCTTATAGAGCTCGTCGGTTTCCTCCACCAGTTCATGGGTATCCTCTTCAATCCCGCGGCCGGAAACATCTTCATAAAAGAAGTGTGAGCCGACGAAGCTGGTGCGTTCGTCACTGGCGGCGATCCGTTTTACCAGGTCCAGGGCCGGCAGGTAGAGCCAGCGGTCGTCATCCCGGTCAA
This DNA window, taken from Emcibacter nanhaiensis, encodes the following:
- the amt gene encoding ammonium transporter, which produces MTNVFRRLIYLFLSFSAMLFPAAALAEPAQRFALQSDLDHVWTMTAAGLVFMMQAGFLLLESGMVRAKNSINVAQKNITDFILSTLVFGAVGFMIMFGSSVGGLFGFELDLLMFDRVSDWTFTFFVFQVVFCGTAVTVLSGAVAERMKMDVFMMMAVFIGAFVYPVYGHWAWGNLLDPANEPLLGAMGFIDFAGSSVVHSIGGWAALAAVILVGPRIGKFDAEGNPQRIHGHNAILSTLGAMIIWVGWIGFNGGSTTAGTSAFAHIIMNTVVAGAIGGLVQMVLGRYIEGIYRPFRTINGVLAGLVGITAGCDAVSTWGALAIGASSSLVCFYGAKMLVYRFKLDDVVGAISVHAFAGAWGTVMVGVFAMPDKLAAADRFEQIGVQSLGVVLCFVWAFGTSYVFLRVLKMVLSSHQNPNGLRVPPAHELEGLNASEHGATLGTGVLQRAMCELADGNADLTRRVQIEPGDEAGELGEIFNRVMDTIEENERKMRSLEKEKEANQAKTAFIAKMSHELRTPLNAIIGFSDILRGKAAQTVKPETVHEYAEDINSSGRHLLEIINDILDLSKIEAGKYVLHLEEVWVDEIAEQALRLIREAANDKNLTVSCQIDRNFPSLRLDERLMKQIMTNLLSNAIKFTPEGGKVSVIHKVLPTGGVRIVVADTGIGMAEKDIAKALEPFGQVESYLTRQHQGTGLGLPLVNAFVELQGGTLLIESEPGTGTEISIIFPQSLVFDETLSADTA
- a CDS encoding outer membrane lipoprotein-sorting protein; translated protein: MKKLFATLVFPLILFAGAAQAQDVMEVVKKANHTSYYQGNDGRAMVDMEILDDQGRSRSRQFVILRRDDEEADTGQKFYVYFNKPADVKKMAFMVWKNVDRDDDRWLYLPALDLVKRIAASDERTSFVGSHFFYEDVSGRGIEEDTHELVEETDELYKIKSVPKDTGKVEFAYYVNWIHKATFLPIKTEYYDENGRNYRTYTALKVEMVDGHPTVTASQMSDNVSGGKTTMSYSEVKYDVDLPEDIFTERYLRKAPRKYLK
- a CDS encoding TonB-dependent receptor — translated: MKRMLSRKSMLLGVSAVALMTVATAQAEEEVYEDDAAEYEEIMVTGKKVTFANNATDQVMLDQKAPAASVLAVVDSLPGVLVSEGGIFGSDDWSTTVNMRGFSVGLDQQQIGTTIDGLPNGNSNYGGGSKANRYLDAENMERVEVSQGTADIGSPSHEALGGTLNFISRNPLEEEQFRVGLSYGDNNAQRMFVSYDTGEIFGNTTAYISYSHTDNDAWIGNAGGTYRDHVEAKFVTELEDWTLTGRISYDDANEDNYQRISLDSFYENPDWDRLTDQLTGIPVIDQNFRPSWSTLRKNFFAYLNAAYEGENFSAHITPYFHQQNGRGDWAPPYLVALDGTGDLQPSGTVFGGGYTERVFEVDGNPVMSYRHTHYAKRRLGFTTEVQAQLVEDNELRVGGWLESTRRDEWRDWHEIINPLASHAFVETAYWRQYDRTFNTDTILLYAEDSHEFGDLTLSAGLKKFFVDIERKDDFGNEANFSKNSDSDVLFSVGAVYNITEELEVFGGFSQNFAAIKDGVIEDLSDLAGSGNAEIQASIDSVDPETADNIDLGVRYSNDWIRFSLTGYSIKFENRIEAICSNNVSGIDYLGDDECAYTNVGGVKSKGIEAFVDIRVNDNWKLYSALTVNDSKYAGTDVKVALAPEFQLVGTLSYTKDGLNAGISAKHVGKRWGNYTTAADGITPASNVDRLPSFTIADFWVGYTLEGALGLDAIDFRLNVSNLFNEDYLGGGTPGGYFLGTARQTLATMTMKF